The following coding sequences lie in one Anoplolepis gracilipes chromosome 4, ASM4749672v1, whole genome shotgun sequence genomic window:
- the Pug gene encoding C-1-tetrahydrofolate synthase, cytoplasmic, protein MSTDVRGVVLSGNELAKEIREGLIRDVNTLKEKLHNFVPGLAIIQVGAREDSNVYIKMKTSAAREIGIDVQHCQLPNTTTEIELINKVNKLNDDPNIHGIIVQMPLDSVNKINSHLITDLVSPAKDVDGLNTINEGRVAIGDLSGFLPCTPNGCIELIKKSGVPIAGTQAVVLGRSKIVGTPVAELLKWHNATVTVCHSKTKNLPDVVRQADILVVGIGQPQLVKGNWIKPGAVVIDCGINPISDPTKKNGQRLVGDVAYEEAAKVASYITPVPGGVGPMTVAMLMKNTVISAQRAAQKLFNVQWKLRILKLNPARPVPSDINISRSQQPKPISILAEEIGLLSNELSPYGSKKGKIGLSVLQRLKNQPNGKFVVVAGITPTPFGEGKSTTSLGLVQALTAHRDTNSFVTLRQPSQGPTFGVKGGAAGGGYSQVIPMEEFNLHLTGDIHAVTAANNLLAAQIDARYFHESTQSDKALYDRLVPSIKGVRQFSKIQLRRLQKLGITKTDPNTLTEEEQSRFAKLDIDPTNITWTRAVDINDRFLRKITIGQSSTEKGKTRETSFCISVGSEIMAILALSTSVDDMKRRLGNIVVGFNKKGEPLTADDFGMTGAMAILLKDAIEPTLMQSLEGTPVMVHAGPFANIAHGCSSIIADAIALKLVGPQGIVVTEAGFGSDIGLEKFFNIKCRASGHVPNAVVLVATIRALKMHGGGPPVTTGAPLKKEYLEENIELVRKGLPNLQKHISNGLKYGVPVVVAINSHTTDTPGELEVVKQAALESGASDAVVCTHWADGGPGAIALADAVIAATKKPSNFKLLYNLEDSIEEKINKIAKEMYGAGQVVFTETVQKKIENYNKLGYNKFPICMAKTANSVTGDPSIKGAPTGFTLNITNIFVSVGAGFVVPMVGEIMMMPGLSTRPSIYDMDWNSETDEIEGLF, encoded by the exons ATGTCCACGGATGTAAGAGGAGTTGTATTGTCTGGAAATGAATTAGCAAA AGAAATTCGTGAAGGATTAATCAGAGATGtaaatactttaaaagaaaaactgcataattttgtacccGGCCTGGCTATTATCCAGGTAGGCGCACGGGAAGATTCGAATGTTTACATAAAGATGAAAACTAGCGCGGCTCGTGAAATAGGAATCGATGTTCAACATTGTCAACTTCCTAACACCACAACAGAAATAGAACTCATTAATAAAGTTAACAAGCTGAATGATGATCCAAATATTCATGGGATTATCGTACAAATGCCGCTCGACAGTGTCAATAAAATCAACTCTCACTTGATCACCGACCTTGTATCACCGGCCAAAGACGTTGATGG ATTAAACACTATTAATGAAGGTCGAGTTGCGATCGGTGATCTATCCGGATTTTTGCCATGCACCCCTAATGGatgtattgaattaattaaaaa gagCGGCGTCCCTATTGCCGGTACTCAAGCCGTTGTTTTAGGAAGGAGCAAAATTGTTGGCACACCCGTTGCCGAACTATTAAAATGGCATAATGCCACTGTAACGGTCTGTCATTCGAAGACAAAGAATCTTCCTGATGTT gtaCGCCAAGCTGATATTTTAGTGGTAGGTATAGGGCAGCCCCAATTAGTTAAAGGTAATTGGATTAAACCAGGCGCCGTTGTTATCGATTGTGGCATCAATCCCATATCAG ATCCTACGAAGAAAAACGGACAACGTTTGGTGGGCGACGTAGCATACGAGGAAGCTGCCAAGGTAGCTTCTTACATCACACCAGTACCAGGTGGTGTTGGGCCGATGACAGTAGCGATGTTGATGAAGAACACCGTGATATCTGCCCAGAGAGCGGCGCAAAAACTCTTCAATGTTCAATGGAAACTACGAATTCTTAAACTGAATCCTGCGAGACCTGTACCAAGTGACATTAACATCTCTAGAAGTCAACAGCCAAAGCCGATCTCTATATTAGCCGAGGAAATTGGACTATTGTCGAACGAGTTAAGCCCTTATGGCAGCAAAAAGGGCAAAATCGGTCTCAGCGTACTACAACGATTGAAGAATCAACCAAATGGAAAATTCGTCGTCGTTGCAGGCATCACGCCGACACCGTTTGGCGAAGGAAAAAGTACGACTTCTCTTGGATTAGTGCAGGCACTAACAGCGCATAGAGACACAAATTCTTTCGTCACTCTTAGACAACCTAGTCAAGGACCCACATTTGGTGTTAAAGGCGGAGCTGCTGGAGGAGGATATTCACAG GTAATTCCTATGGAGGAATTTAATCTACACTTGACTGGAGATATTCATGCCGTTACCGCTGCAAATAATCTTCTTGCGGCGCAAATCGATGCGCGATATTTCCATGAGTCAACCCAGAGTGATAAAGCTTTATATGATCGGCTAGTACCGAGTATTAAAGGCGTCAGACAGTTCTCGAAGATTCAGCTAAGACGATTGCAAAAACTCGGCATCACGAAAACCGACCCAAACACATTAACAGAAGAGGAGCAAAGTCGATTTGCAAAACTAGATATTGATCCGACCAATATCACATGGACGCGAG CGGTGGATATTAACGATCGTTTCTTGCGAAAAATCACTATTGGTCAAAGTTCAACCGAAAAAGGCAAGACACGAGAAACTTCATTCTGTATTTCCGTCGGATCTGAAATAATGGCTATTCTAGCATTATCGACTAGTGTTGACGACATGAAGAGACGACTTGGTAACATTGTAGTCGGATTTAACAAAAAGGGCGAACCCTTAACTGCTGACGATTTT GGTATGACAGGAGCAATGGCAATTCTGCTAAAAGATGCTATAGAACCGACACTTATGCAATCATTGGAAGGTACACCAGTAATGGTACATGCTGGACCATTCGCCAACATAGCCCACGGTTGTTCATCCATTATCGCGGATGCTATTGCCCTAAAATTGGTCGGACCACAAGGCATTGTAGTAACAGAAGCTGGATTCGGATCGGATATCGGTCTAGAAAAGTTCTTTAACATCAAGTGTCGCGCCTCAGGACACGTACCGAATGCTGTCGTACTCGTAGCGACTATCAGAGCATTGAAGATGCACGGCGGTGGTCCGCCAGTGACAACTGGAGCACCTTTGAAGAAAGAGTATCTCGAAGAGAATATCGAACTTGTTCGAAAAGGCTTAccaaatttacaaaaacataTTAGCAATGGTTTGAAATACGGCGTGCCCGTAGTTGTCGCCATCAACTCTCACAC TACTGATACCCCAGGAGAGCTAGAAGTTGTTAAACAAGCAGCATTAGAAAGCGGTGCATCTGATGCAGTAGTATGCACTCATTGGGCCGATGGTGGGCCAGGTGCCATAGCACTTGCGGATGCAGTGATAGCCGCTACTAAAAAACCTAGCAATTTCAAGCTGTTGTACAATCTCGAGGACAGTAtcgaagagaaaattaataaaatcgctAAAGAAATGTATGGCGCTGGCCAAGTTGTTTTTACAGAAACG GtgcaaaaaaagattgaaaattataacaagTTAGGATACAACAAATTCCCAATATGCATGGCAAAAACAGCGAATTCTGTAACTGGAGATCCATCTATCAAAGGCGCACCAACCGGTTTTACTctcaatattacaaatatattcgtTTCAGTTGGAGCCGGATTTGTTGTTCCTATGGTGGGTGAG ATTATGATGATGCCTGGACTTTCAACTAGACCAAGTATCTACGACATGGATTGGAATAGCGAAACAGATGAAATAGAAGGcctattttaa
- the LOC140664453 gene encoding probable methyltransferase-like protein 15 homolog produces MIRIKFRYFLDKLSKKRCFINKKNYPFLANTNLLCLVNVRQYGNVCSDKYLPVMAQEVLTYMDLSPGRTYVDMTFGAGGHTTKFLEHLPDIKIFALDRDPVAYKYAQQLSQKYPGKIIPLLGKFSELPQLLKPYNIEKNSIDGFLFDFGCSSMQIEDANRGFSLMKNGPLDMRMNECLKQPTAADVLDRATEEDLVHIIKIYGQEKRAKKIARAIIEARYMFRKLETTQELVQLIHSVLNDEIRKDNLSRYPHSAIKTFQALRIFVNNELNEINYGILLANIYLKLSGRLITISFNSLEDTIVKRHLSGNITDNVANKVALKYANYGKVFNRSEFETLTEIPWKMLHKNVLTATKEEIEINPQSRSAKLRAIMKVK; encoded by the coding sequence atgattagaattaagtttagatattttttagataagcTTAGTAAGAAAAGgtgttttattaacaaaaaaaactaTCCATTTCTGGCAAACACAAATTTACTATGCTTAGTTAATGTGAGACAATATGGCAATGTCTGCTCTGACAAATATTTGCCTGTTATGGCACAGGAAGTCTTAACATATATGGATCTATCACCAGGCAGGACATATGTAGATATGACATTTGGTGCTGGTGGGCATACCACTAAATTTTTAGAACATTTACctgatataaagatatttgcaTTAGACAGAGATCCTGTAGCATACAAATATGCGCAACAGTTATCGCAGAAATATCCAGGGAAAATAATCCCTTTATTAGGTAAATTCTCCGAATTACCACAGTTACTTAAACCatataacattgaaaaaaatagcataGATGGTTTTTTATTCGACTTTGGTTGTTCATCAATGCAAATAGAGGATGCAAATAGAGGTTTctctttaatgaaaaatggaCCATTAGACATGAGAATGAACGAGTGTTTAAAGCAACCTACTGCGGCGGATGTGTTGGATAGAGCGACGGAGGAGGATTTGGTtcatatcataaaaatttatggacaGGAAAAACGTGCTAAGAAAATTGCGCGTGCTATTATTGAGGCTAGATATATGTTTAGGAAATTAGAAACAACACAGGAACTGGTTCAGTTGATTCACTCTGTTCTAAATGATGAAATTAGAAAGGACAATCTTAGTAGATATCCACACAGTGCCATAAAAACATTTCAAGCGCttagaatttttgttaataatgaattaaatgaaatcAATTATGGTATCCTTCTTGCTAATATATACTTGAAATTGTCCGGTCGTTTAATAACTATCTCTTTTAACTCGCTCGAAGATACTATAGTCAAAAGACATCTCTCTGGAAATATAACAGATAATGTTGCTAATAAAGTGGCATTAAAGTATGCGAATTATGGTAAAGTGTTTAACAGAAGTGAATTTGAAACATTGACAGAAATTCCATGGAAAATGTTGCATAAGAATGTTTTAACTGCTACAAAGGaggaaattgaaataaatccgCAATCACGATCAGCAAAATTACGTGCCATTatgaaagttaaataa
- the LOC140664454 gene encoding ubiquinol-cytochrome c reductase complex assembly factor 2-like, with protein MAGNYKAFMKLLESWPLDKSKAGSDLAQHIRDQLKIAFAKGDATSQPNPDQCNRYYSSLKRISSNHYGQLYKRSLLSTASGLNREQCNLALTPEMLDYLNEEDKGIFRRAYGKIRNIIKYD; from the exons ATGGCTGGTAATTACAAAgcttttatgaaattattggAATCATGGCCACTGGATAAATCCAAAGCGGGCAG TGATTTGGCACAACATATTCGTGACCAGTTAAAGATTGCCTTTGCAAAGGGTGATGCAACTAGTCAACCAAATCCAGATCAGTGTAATCGATATTATTCAAgtttgaaaagaatttcatCAAATCATTATGGACAACTTTATAAACGCTCCTTATTAAGCACTGCAAGTGGACTAAACAGGGAGCAATGTAATTTGGCACTGACGCCAGAGATGTTAGATTATTTGAACGAAGAAGACAAGGGAATATTTCGTAGAGCTTATGGAAAgatcagaaatattataaaatatgattag
- the Enoph gene encoding uncharacterized protein Enoph: protein MAGEKRSQDQDETARIVLVDIEGTTTSISFVKETLFPYVRQNLKNYIESKWEDEEFKQDYEKLKEQAKKDEKDQLDGFVTITGDKPEEEKESLLKNVLWQMDNDRKTGALKQLQGHMWREAYKTGAVKAHVYEDVPKALESWKNDGRKIYVYSSGSVEAQKLLFGHSVHGDLLKYFSGFFDTEVGAKQESDSYKNILSKIDDKPSNVVFLTDVVKEAAAAKEAGLSTVIVVREGNAALNDEEKVTYTTIKSFLDLTFQTSTKRQKLETANEKVDEGTTDVSEPMDTSEDVEIPDDKKIEKNEDAKEVTELEETDCLKSQSSQDASISLSQQEEAMTIEKDPLNSEEETPIAEAEKSGIKSKDMNKDTSSPGNAEETMKDDTTVTKNSDQIPEKSEEKLDTDTEIIPTANKSLDVSMSESISKSENAPMSSEKKIKDSTDIVKDVQDELVDKIQTAENDKKDDIETQSQNCDKTTMDKLEECLTAEKDEVKKESKIVSGTSESENILAKNEQEEIKNLESTVLDFTENGETVEAAMEKVTETEATTSTTDVKKEVTIEKEATVEKSLEVIAKTEKIDEKTPQETEETVVADTEKRENETTKQEIAKDEETVKEENVVDMKDKNIVDSEKQKLNGTAQNGNTDVPVLDDKLHSNGLNEGPSKETTSEDAAAQNGEPESSSESSAESIKVKKVVDSNVVDGTGEPDVVPPVVVAATS from the exons ATGGCCGGGGAAAAGCGCAGCCAGGATCAGGACGAAACCGCAAGGATAGTGCTCGTCGACATCGAAGGCACTACCACGAGCATCAGCTTCGTGAAG GAGACCCTTTTCCCCTACGTGCGccagaatttgaaaaattatatcgagTCAAAATGGGAGGATGAGGAGTTCAAGCaagattatgaaaaattaaaggaaCAG GCAAAAAAGGATGAGAAAGATCAATTAGATGGCTTTGTAACGATTACTGGTGATAAGcctgaagaagaaaaagaatcacttttgaaaaatgttttgtggCAAATGGATAATGATCGTAAAACAGGGGCATTAAAGCAATTGCAAGGACATATGTGGCGTGAAGCATATAAAACAGGCGCAGTTAAAGCTCA TGTTTATGAAGATGTTCCTAAAGCGCTTGAATCTTGGAAAAATGAtggcagaaaaatatatgtctacTCAAGTGGTAGTGTTGAGGCGCAAAAACTTCTTTTCGGGCATTCTGTACATGGTGATTTGCTTAAg tatttcagTGGTTTCTTTGATACAGAAGTAGGTGCCAAACAAGAAAGTGatagctataaaaatatattgagtaAAATTGATGACAAACCATCCAATGTTGTTTTCCTCACTGATGTTGTAAAAG AAGCCGCAGCTGCCAAGGAAGCAGGTTTATCAACAGTTATCGTAGTACGTGAGGGTAATGCAGCTCTCAATGATGAAGAAAAAGTTACTTATACAACTATCAAGTCCTTCTTGGATTTAACGTTTCAAACATCTACAAAACGACAGAAATTAGAAACAGCAAATGAAAAAGTTGACGAAGGTACGACTGACGTCAGTGAACCAATGGACACTTCTGAAGATGTAGAAATACccgatgataaaaaaatcgaaaaaaacgAAGATGCGAAAGAAGTAACTGAATTGGAAGAAACAGATTGTCTAAAGAGTCAATCGTCACAAGATGCTTCAATTTCTCTGTCACAACAGGAAGAAGCAATGACGATTGAGAAAGATCCCTTAAATTCTGAAGAAGAGACTCCAATTGCGGAAGCAGAAAAATCTGGTATCAAATCTAAGGACATGAACAAAGATACAAGCTCACCTGGAAATGCAGAAGAAACCATGAAAGATGATACTACTGTCACAAAAAACAGTGATCAAATACCAGAAAAGTCTGAAGAAAAATTGGATACAGATACTGAAATTATTCCCACTGCCAATAAATCCTTAGATGTATCCATGTCAGAGTCTATATCAAAATCTGAAAATGCTCCGATGTCTtccgagaaaaaaatcaaagattcAACAGACATTGTGAAAGATGTACAAGATGAACTTGTTGACAAAATTCAAACAGctgaaaatgacaaaaaagatGATATTGAAACACAGTCACAAAATTGTGACAAAACAACAATGGATAAACTTGAAGAATGCTTGACAGCAGAAAAAGATGAAGTAAAGAAAGAATCAAAGATTGTTTCCGGCACATCTGAAagcgaaaatattttagcaaaGAATGaacaagaagaaataaaaaatctagagTCGACTGTGCTAGATTTTACAGAAAATGGAGAGACTGTAGAGGCAGCTATGGAAAAAGTAACAGAAACGGAAGCAACAACTAGTACGACAGACGTAAAGAAAGAAGTAACAATTGAAAAAGAGGCAACTGTAGAGAAAAGTTTGGAAGTAATCgcaaaaactgaaaaaatcGATGAAAAGACACCCCAAGAAACGGAGGAAACGGTGGTTGCTGACACTGAAAAACGCGAGAATGAAACCACGAAACAAGAAATAGCAAAAGATGAAGAGACAGTGAAAGAAGAGAATGTGGTGGATAtgaaagacaaaaatatagtgGATTCAGAAAAGCAAAAACTCAATGGAACCGCGCAAAACGGAAATACGGATGTGCCAGTGTTGGATGACAAATTACACAGTAACGGACTGAACGAAGGACCGTCGAAGGAGACGACAAGCGAAGATGCGGCAGCGCAAAACGGTGAGCCTGAGAGTTCGTCGGAAAGTAGTGCGGAGTccataaaagttaaaaaggtCGTCGATTCTAATGTAGTCGATGGTACCGGAGAACCCGACGTTGTTCCTCCTGTAGTTGTAGCGGCGACGTCTTAA
- the LOC140665040 gene encoding uncharacterized protein: protein MSNQSLICRLCGIKHEFTNSKYIFDEATNLAQKINDTLPIKVSQDDYFKYICLDCYEKVTTHYDFIQNVLENSKENVNMANNNSLFELNKSDKMEIATISKLYNDMVYTCPNCNIDLMILIKSNPDDCNYAFQISLAIVDQMEKNIQTCEDTIELVNTCIKTSSIEDDLHESLNHNIVSDTLNDKEQNINKTDEDLSILQEDINNVDTFIKNEVSHQLTRGTKRKLKENISCKTPNKTQKLETKLDATDTDVLNNDYGCVDILIKDETLNDGIDERVDWLSDEINCKEEHSTVYTTEAERDHIDENGTKYDEIDNKSCPKIVCDLCGARYLSQLKYEFHMERHKLDKMDRYVCTLCDKEASNENLLWDHYFHTHKSSIRYACTQCGKLFTKKPRLNGHQKRHKHFGMKEIHFEMGTDETTVNQAQKAIAVEIQTRVAVNCSLCGKLITDLDPDAINDLATCAACEDSTLSLMVDGNEMKVISPRQYHCSICPKHFVRKERLEFHEMRHNENMNEFICSTCGKEFSAENSLYEHYLFVHKGARPHICEQCGKSFQLKARLKEHHRTHTGERPYQCDVCGLRCMTTNALKLHRKTHFSHNRYVCNICDKSFSKKQNMNEHLEKHWKNDKNVSLPQLFTCPVCTEDLPTYRMLKYHMMETHQIDRQDPLLTTQKPWYECNECHEKFKHQMSLKAHKEKVHEGKVNPIFQCDICNATYRIKQLLINHIKSKHGGEKRYKCAQCGKGFNDTKSLYNHILLHTGRKPFTCEYCHMSFRRKDSRDHHRRKHTGEQPYQCPDCGQSFSTYNNRSKHRKKEHGEGELECPGCGEKCNSQQEIRIHLNKHLGEKLNKLQRV from the exons atgtcAAATCAATCATTGATATGTCGTTTGTGTGGTATTAAACATGAATTcacaaattcaaaatatatttttgacgaGGCAACTAATTTAGCacagaaaataaatgacaCATTACCAATCAAG gTTTCGCAggatgattattttaaatatatatgcttgGATTGTTATGAAAAAGTTACCACtcattatgattttattcaaaatgtctTGGAAAACTCAAAGGAAAATGTTAATATGGCAAATAACAACTCTTTATTTGAGCTCAATAAAAGTGACAAAATGGAAATTGCAACAATTTCCAAGCTATATAATGACATGGTATATACTTGCCCAAATTGCAATATAGATTTAATGATCCTAATAAAAAGCAATCCTGATGATTGTAATTATGCATTTCAAATTTCATTGGCCATAGTAGatcaaatggaaaaaaatatccaaaCCTGTGAAGATACAATAGAACTTGTTAATACTTGCATAAAAACATCAAGTATAGAAGATGATTTGCATGAATCATTGAATCATAATATTGTAAGTGATACATTGAATGATAAAGagcaaaatatcaataaaacagATGAGGACTTATCAATATTACAAGAAGACATAAATAATGTTGACACTTTCATTAAGAATGAAGTATCACATCAACTTACCAGAGGTACAAAAAGGAAActtaaggaaaatatttcttgtaaaaCACCTAATAAGACACAAAAATTAGAAACGAAATTAGATGCAACAGATACTGATGTATTGAATAATGATTATGGTTGTGTAGATATCTTGATAAAAGATGAGACTTTAAACGATGGAATAGATGAACGCGTGGATTGGCTTAGTGATGAAATAAACTGCAAAGAAGAACATAGTACAGTGTATACAACGGAAGCTGAAAGAGATCACATTGATGAAAATGGTACCAAATACGATGAAATCGATAATAAGAGCTGTCCAAAAATTGTATGTGATTTATGTGGAGCTCGTTATCTTTCACAGTTAAAATACGAGTTTCACATGGAGAGACACAAATTAGACAAAATGGATAGATATGTTTGTACATTATGTGATAAAGAAGCTAGCAACGAGAACTTATTGTGGGATCACTATTTCCACACACATAAAAGCTCGATACGGTATGCTTGTACACAATGTGGCAAGTTGTTCACGAAGAAGCCGAGATTAAATGGCCATCAAAAGAGACATAAACATTTTGGTATGAAAGAGATACATTTTGAGATGGGCACGGATGAAACAACCGTCAATCAAGCACAGAAAGCTATCGCAGTTGAAATACAAACGCGAGTTGCTGTAAATTGTAGTCTCTGTGGAAAATTAATAACCGATTTAGATCCAGATGCTATCAATGATTTAGCGACATGCGCGGCCTGCGAGGATTCTACTTTATCGCTGATGGTCGATGGAAACGAAATGAAAGTGATCTCACCGCGACAGTACCATTGCTCGATATGCCCTAAACATTTTGTACGCAAAGAAAGACTTGAGTTCCATGAGATGAGACACAATGAAAATATGAACGAATTTATCTGCAGCACATGTGGCAAGGAATTCAGTGCAGAGAACTCTTTATATGAGCATTATCTCTTTGTACATAAAGGGGCTAGGCCTCATATTTGTGAACAATGCGGCAAATCATTTCAGCTAAAGGCACGGTTAAAAGAACATCATCGCACACATACAGGCGAGAGACCTTATCAATGCGACGTATGCGGTCTGCGTTGCATGACTACCAATGCACTCAAACTCCACAGAAAAACTCATTTTTCCCACAATCGCTATGTTTGCAATATATGTGACAAATCCTTTAGCAAAAAGCAGAACATGAATGAACATTTGGAAAAGCACTGGAAAAATGATAAGAATGTATCGTTGCCACAATTGTTTACATGTCCGGTATGTACCGAAGATCTACCAACTTATCGTATGCTGAAGTATCACATGATGGAGACTCATCAAATCGACCGTCAAGATCCTTTACTAACAACACAAAAACCATGGTACGAATGCAACGAATGTCATGAAAAGTTCAAACATCAAATGTCGCTCAAAGCGCACAAAGAAAAAGTACACGAGGGCAAGGTCAATCCGATATTTCAATGCGATATATGCAATGCTACCTATAGAATCAAGCAGCTGCTAATAAATCACATCAAGAGCAAACACGGTGGCGAGAAGCGATATAAATGTGCGCAATGCGGCAAAGGATTTAATGATACCAAATCCTTGTACaatcacattttattacacactGGTAGGAAGCCATTCACTTGTGAATATTGTCATATGAGCTTCAGGCGAAAAGATTCTAGGGACCATCATCGTCGTAAACATACAGGCGAACAGCCTTACCAGTGTCCGGATTGTGGTCAATCGTTTTCTACCTACAACAATCGCTCAAAACATCGCAAAAAGGAACACGGAGAAGGTGAACTCGAGTGTCCAGGCTGTGGAGAAAAATGCAACAGTCAACAGGAAATTAGAATTCACCTGAATAAGCATCTTGGTgaaaaattgaacaaattaCAACGTGTATAA